Proteins encoded in a region of the Watersipora subatra chromosome 5, tzWatSuba1.1, whole genome shotgun sequence genome:
- the LOC137396421 gene encoding pantetheinase-like yields the protein MLYHIVIGLLAVVFSLTAAASRPQFYTAAVYDHAITFNTYKATNRSAALAIMSKNLDILEVQMTEAKLQGADIFVFPEYGLYGSLDGRASASMFSEFIPEPSIVTPYCPSLNSSIPAGPEVLYRLSSLARANQMYLAVNMADQQPCLGKHFYCPSNGHYQYNTEVVFNRKGCLIAKYHKRNLFEVEKLMWDVPEVEYSYFDTEFGRFGLMVCFDAVFKEPAITLVEDYGVTDVIFSTAWMNVYPHYLSVAYHSGWARNLGVNFLASNIHYPKGRLVGSGIYGPEGVIEFVFNTTKQFGTLLVAEVPVVQKLEAFAEHSESRVSVQLPFQNKTFSLEIFGDLFTFTALTGLSGNVALSHGEVHCNLDFTRTSTADEYALGAFDGMHTLEGEYYFEICLLVRCTDNYTDCNTLVTNETVTEFTFFSLFGSMQTQYVFPEVVTPDTNFTTDWIFTKEGRENKITGKNKMISSAVLMGRNFDKDPFRRQLTINEIALTIFDDEPGTTPAAGAQHRIDICLLFYGVILLLAIQKRIIY from the exons ATGTTGTACCACATTGTTATCGGTTTACTAGCTGTAGTATTCTCTCTAACAGCTGCCGCTAGCCGACCTCAATTCTACACTGCTGCTGTCTATGACCATGCTATCACCTTCAATACTTATAAAGCGACCAACAGATCAGCTGCCCTTGCCATAATGAGCAAAAATCTGGATATCTTAGAAGTACAGATGACTGAGGCAAAGTTGCAG GGAGCTGATATATTTGTATTTCCTGAGTACGGACTGTACGGCAGCCTAGATGGAAGAGCCAGTGCAAGCATGTTCTCGGAATTTATCCCAGAGCCGTCCATTGTGACTCCTTATTGCCCAAGTCTGAACAGCTCCATTCCAGCTGGACCGGAAGTGCTTTATCGTCTGAGCAGTTTGGCTAGAGCAAACCAAATGTACCTGGCAGTAAACATGGCTGATCAGCAGCCATGTTTAGGTAAGCATTTCTACTGTCCTTCTAATGGCCACTATCAGTATAACACGGAGGTGGTGTTTAATAGAAAAGGCTGTCTCATAGCCAAGTACCACAAGCGAAATCTCTTTGAGGTAGAAAAGCTGATGTGGGATGTTCCAGAGGTTGAGTATTCTTACTTCGATACAGAGTTTGGAAGGTTTGGCTTGATGGTGTGTTTTGATGCAGTGTTCAAAGAACCAGCGATAACTCTCGTTGAGGACTATGGTGTAACTGATGTAATATTTTCTACCGCCTGGATGAACGTCTATCCTCACTACCTCTCTGTTGCCTACCATTCTGGATGGGCGAGAAACCTTGGTGTGAATTTCCTTGCTTCTAATATTCATTATCCTAAAGGTCGGTTGGTAGGGAGTGGAATTTATGGTCCTGAAGGAGTTATCGAATTTGTATTTAACACTACTAAACAATTTGGTACCCTCCTGGTAGCAGAAGTTCCAGTCGTTCAAAAAttggaagcatttgcagaaCATTCAGAGTCTCGAGTCTCTGTTCAGCTTCCTTTTCAGAATAAAACATTTTCCTTGGAAATATTTGGAGATCTTTTTACGTTTACCGCTCTCACCGGTCTAAGTGGTAACGTTGCTCTGTCCCATGGAGAGGTTCATTGTAATCTTGATTTCACCAGAACTTCTACAGCTGATGAATATGCTCTTGGAGCGTTTGATGGCATGCACACCCTTGAAGGAGAGTACTATTTCGAAATATGTTTGCTCGTGCGATGTACAGACAACTACACTGACTGTAACACATTGGTCACTAACGAAACAGTTACAGAATTTACTTTCTTTTCTCTTTTCGGTTCTATGCAGACGCAGTATGTTTTCCCTGAAGTTGTCACACCAGACACAAATTTTACTACTGACTGGATATTCACTAAGGAAGGCAGAGAAAACAAGATCACTGGTAAAAATAAGATGATTTCATCAGCTGTGCTAATGGGTCGCAACTTTGATAAAGACCCCTTTAGAAGACAGCTAACGATTAATGAGATTGCACTGACAATATTTGATGATGAGCCTGGAACGACACCGGCAGCAGGTGCTCAACACAGGATTGACATTTGTTTGCTCTTTTATGGAGTCATTCTTCTTTTAGCTATACAGAAACGTATTATATATTGA